A single region of the Zygotorulaspora mrakii chromosome 4, complete sequence genome encodes:
- the MME1 gene encoding Mme1p (similar to Saccharomyces cerevisiae YMR166C; ancestral locus Anc_2.344), with protein sequence MWNYTSSIPVAHYHHDHPHMKPTRAFAHQGAGDDDDSDKDDDNNKQNGSARRSLEENNSPLLLCIVAGGIGGAIGDTSMHSLDTVKTRQQGAPSVPSYRNMLSAYRTIFMQEGFRKGLYGGYCAAMLGSFPSAAIFFGTYEYFKRKFIDHWKINETISHLSSGFLGDLFSSIVYVPSEVLKTRLQLQGKYNNPYFNSGYNYKNLRDTVKTVIKAEGAGALLFGYKATLARDLPFSALQFAFYEKCRQWAYKVENKDIMKDELSLSSEIITGAVAGGLAGILTTPLDVIKTRVQTQQPINPNKYTSSAKPANLSNSLFFSLRTVYKSEGILGFFSGVGPRFIWTSVQSSIMLLLYQIALRDLNEFFPRSDKIK encoded by the coding sequence ATGTGGAATTACACCTCTTCGATACCCGTGGCGCACTACCACCACGACCACCCTCATATGAAACCTACCAGGGCTTTTGCGCATCAAGGTGCTggagatgatgatgacagTGATaaggatgatgataataacaAACAAAATGGATCAGCTAGAAGGTCTCTAGAGGAAAACAATAGTCCTTTGTTGCTCTGTATAGTTGCAGGTGGTATAGGAGGTGCTATTGGTGACACCTCAATGCACTCCTTGGATACAGTCAAAACAAGACAACAGGGTGCGCCTTCTGTGCCTAGCTATAGAAATATGCTTAGCGCTTATCGCACCATATTCATGCAAGAAGGTTTCAGAAAAGGCTTATATGGTGGATACTGTGCGGCTATGTTAGGATCTTTTCCTAGTGCAGCGATTTTCTTTGGGACTTACGAATACTTCAAAAGGAAGTTCATCGATCATTGGAAGATAAACGAAACAATATCTCATTTATCTTCCGGATTTCTGGGAGATCTGTTTTCAAGTATTGTTTATGTACCTTCAGAAGTTCTGAAAACAAGGTTACAATTGCAGggaaaatataataatCCATATTTCAATTCTGGATATAATTATAAAAATCTGCGTGATACAGTCAAAACTGTGATCAAGGCTGAAGGCGCTGGAGCTTTGCTTTTTGGCTACAAGGCGACATTGGCTAGAGACTTGCCATTTAGTGCTCTTCAATTTGCATTTTATGAGAAATGTAGACAATGGGCTTACAAAGtagaaaataaagatattATGAAAGACGAATTGTCCTTATCGAGTGAAATCATAACCGGTGCTGTAGCCGGTGGCCTAGCAGGTATATTGACAACGCCACTCGATGTCATTAAGACTAGAGTTCAGACTCAACAGCCCATAAATCCTAATAAATATACCTCTTCTGCTAAGCCCGCAAATTTGTCAAACTCGCTATTTTTCAGTCTCAGAACTGTTTATAAATCTGAAGGAATCTTAGGATTCTTCAGCGGTGTTGGGCCCCGGTTTATTTGGACAAGTGTTCAAAGTAGTATAATGCTTTTATTATATCAAATTGCATTGAGGGATCTCAATGAATTCTTCCCGAGAAGTGATAAAATTAAATAA
- the QRI7 gene encoding putative N(6)-L-threonylcarbamoyladenine synthase (similar to Saccharomyces cerevisiae QRI7 (YDL104C); ancestral locus Anc_2.343), with protein MRAMKGSMISLHYSLFSHLWQYSHLDKSFLFSVPGRKAEARRLSDRWKRSKANKSANRGCPLLDVQYTDQCYMNALGATRRVAWSKIWGFVSRGYKILAIETSCDDTCVAILNRHTKNEPPKVLAHLKDTLNSDSYGGIIPTKAHVHHQLKIGSLTLQALRETEASDIDLICVTRGPGMPGSLSVGLDFAKGLSVAWKKPMIGMHHMLGHLLLPRMSTNGQAPCFPFLSLLVSGGHTVLVLSKSVLEHEVLCDSMDIAVGDSLDKCGRELGIKGTMIAKEMEKFIDQDPLCSKNVKIKMKLPNPLQNKPSRVDAMAFSFSPFISAVKNNLEKPLQEYSEEEIRSMAFQVQEATFAHIITKLKKVIELNRESLGNVKHFVCSGGVGANKRLRVLLERSFANDFESFHYPPLDLCSDNAMMIGWAGIELSEFSGLRSSLDMTPIRKWPLSDILNVSGWVH; from the coding sequence ATGCGGGCGATGAAGGGTTCGATGATCTCACTGCACTACTCTCTCTTTTCGCATCTTTGGCAATATTCTCATCTTGATAAATCATTCCTATTTTCTGTCCCAGGGCGTAAAGCTGAGGCGCGAAGGCTTTCCGATAGgtggaaaagatcaaaagcGAATAAGAGTGCTAACAGAGGATGCCCTCTATTGGACGTGCAGTATACCGATCAATGCTACATGAATGCCCTTGGAGCAACTCGAAGAGTTGCGTGGAGTAAGATTTGGGGCTTCGTTTCCAGAGGCTACAAGATATTGGCGATCGAAACTTCCTGCGATGACACCTGCGTCGCAATTTTGAACAGACACACGAAAAATGAGCCTCCGAAGGTTCTTGCTCATCTTAAGGATACATTGAATAGCGATTCTTATGGCGGAATCATCCCAACGAAGGCGCATGTGCATCACCAGCTGAAAATAGGAAGTCTCACCCTTCAAGCATTGCGAGAAACTGAGGCATCTGACATAGACCTTATATGCGTCACTAGAGGCCCCGGAATGCCTGGATCTCTTTCCGTTGGCTTAGATTTTGCAAAAGGTCTCTCGGTGGCGTGGAAAAAACCTATGATAGGCATGCATCATATGTTGGGCCATCTCCTACTACCCCGTATGTCAACCAATGGGCAAGCTCCTTGTTTCCCGTTTCTGAGTTTACTAGTAAGTGGTGGCCACACCGTATTAGTACTCTCAAAGAGTGTATTAGAACATGAGGTACTTTGTGATTCGATGGACATTGCAGTAGGCGACTCCTTAGACAAATGTGGGAGAGAGCTTGGAATTAAAGGAACAATGATTGcgaaagaaatggaaaagtttATTGATCAAGACCCGCTATGCTCTAAGAATGTTAAGATCAAGATGAAGCTGCCTAACCCTTTGCAAAATAAACCTAGTAGAGTCGACGCAATGGCATTTTCGTTTTCTCCATTCATATCAGCAGTAAAGAACAATTTAGAAAAGCCACTACAAGAGTATTCAGAAGAGGAAATTCGATCAATGGCTTTCCAGGTACAGGAGGCCACTTTTGCGCACATTATTacaaagttgaaaaaagttatCGAACTAAATAGGGAGAGCTTGGGCAATGTCAAACATTTTGTTTGTTCCGGTGGTGTTGGCGCCAATAAAAGGTTGCGGGTCTTGTTAGAAAGATCATTCGCGaatgattttgaatcatttcaCTATCCACCACTTGATTTATGTTCTGATAACGCAATGATGATTGGTTGGGCAGGAATCGAGCTGTCTGAATTCTCTGGATTAAGGAGTTCTCTAGATATGACACCAATTCGAAAATGGCCATTGTCCGATATACTCAACGTATCAGGATGGGTACATTAG
- the NSE4 gene encoding Smc5-Smc6 complex subunit NSE4 (similar to Saccharomyces cerevisiae NSE4 (YDL105W); ancestral locus Anc_2.342): MSNPSNKRARSPGDADEEGVSKRRGAEGYNVETRDIGAGTEFEVLQAYRKFEEAMNQDRVQVARTGDIKIAMDSLDKVDALYKKVEGTKNNGLFAHDARAMVCISELAEISVRNLKFDDGKSLVNLHDIVNSLKKYMLKEYLASSGGSENLITSDAYTVSNSESPNGSPKEPKESAASHVEGDLEVSEVDRFKEGIIRRTHLQQFATYNEFDQFNWSRMGALFEHLSKMPQSVDHLLGPLSLTRKARSVINRRERETVGAAVTAEKVTQNSLSSVQEATTPEHVRRCFKVLLKKKGHEAINLYEFIIDPISFSKSVENLFYASFLVKEGRVVMEEDAQGFPCVRIKEELPRDPQEKAIEAQKRRDAQQNHIIFQLDMPSWRTFIDKFNIKVAFLE, encoded by the coding sequence ATGTCAAATCCGTCAAATAAAAGGGCACGTAGTCCTGGAGATgcagatgaagaaggtgTAAGTAAAAGACGCGGTGCGGAGGGCTACAATGTTGAGACTCGTGATATTGGAGCAGGAACTGAATTCGAAGTATTGCAAGCGTATaggaaatttgaagaagctATGAATCAAGATAGGGTTCAAGTTGCACGCACGGGTGACATCAAAATTGCCATGGATAGCTTAGACAAGGTAGATGCACTATATAAGAAAGTCGAAGGGACCAAGAACAATGGCCTGTTTGCGCACGATGCCCGTGCTATGGTCTGTATAAGCGAACTAGCTGAAATAAGTGTCAGAAATCTAAAATTTGACGACGGCAAAAGTCTGGTTAATCTGCATGATATTGTCAACAGtctaaaaaaatatatgcTGAAGGAATACCTCGCCAGCAGTGGAGGTTCAGAGAATCTTATAACAAGTGATGCTTACACCGTTTCTAATAGCGAGTCTCCGAATGGGAGTCCGAAGGAGCCCAAGGAGAGCGCAGCGTCGCATGTGGAAGGAGATCTAGAGGTCAGTGAGGTCGACCGGTTCAAAGAGGGCATAATAAGAAGAACCCATCTACAGCAATTTGCTACATACAATGAATTTGACCAGTTCAACTGGTCGAGGATGGGAGctctttttgaacatttatcaaaaatgcCACAATCAGTGGATCATCTTTTGGGGCCACTGTCGCTTACGAGGAAAGCCAGATCTGTAATAAATAGAAGGGAGCGTGAGACAGTGGGTGCAGCTGTAACAGCGGAAAAAGTCACCCAAAATTCATTGAGCAGTGTTCAAGAGGCCACGACACCGGAGCACGTCAGGCGGTGTTTTAAggttcttttgaagaagaagggTCACGAAGCTATAAATTTGTATGAGTTTATCATCGATCCGATTTCGTTTTCGAAGTCTGTAGAAAATCTCTTTTATGCCAGTTTCTTGGTCAAAGAAGGAAGAGTAGTGATGGAAGAAGATGCACAGGGTTTCCCATGTGTACGTATCAAGGAAGAACTTCCAAGAGATCCGCAAGAGAAAGCTATTGAAGCTCAAAAAAGACGTGATGCACAGCAAAATCACATTATCTTCCAATTGGATATGCCTTCTTGGAGGACATTTATAGATAAATTTAATATTAAAGTTGCATTTCTGGAATAA
- the MLH1 gene encoding mismatch repair ATPase MLH1 (similar to Saccharomyces cerevisiae MLH1 (YMR167W); ancestral locus Anc_2.341) yields the protein MGASIRRLDESVVNKIAAGEIIISPVNALKEMMENSIDAGATSLDVLVRDGGIKLLQISDNGSGISKEDLPILCERFTTSKLSKFEDLESIATYGFRGEALASISHIARVTITTKTAADRCAWKASYSDGKMLEPPKAVAGKDGTVILVEDLFYNMPSRLQALRSPSEEYGKILDVIGRYSIHSKSIGFSCKKFGDSQFALTVKMDSTDEDRIRTVFGNSVSKNLLDIALDADTELNIMSVKGKVSNPDFNCKRSIPPVFFINNRLVSCNPLARALRQVYSNYLPKGNKPFIHLSIMIDPKSVDVNVHPTKREVRFLHQDQIIEKINSQLNENLSHIDTSRSFKASSILTGRQLGSSLETGSKANEHYQHISATQNSGFVQKDYEAKTSKRYENKLVRTDASQSKITSFLQSNPTPLIRGSSQVLNNKDAVPNSDISNDLEEPTQVATLSSREFTKGNKSYKIVTKERVNVNLSSIKRLREVVDNSTHKELTNVFANLTYVGIADEERRLATIQQDLKLFLVDYGAVCNELFYQICLTDFCNYGSIELHSDSKENLCLVNLLIGFQHLEKDEINRIVEKIWEMRDMLLEYFSIRLESDEKDVDQHVGSIRLSGLPLLLKGYNPPLLKLPFFIYRIGTKVNWEEEELCLDGIMRQIALFYVPEIIEQVDECDQSLSEEDKITFVAKSNEMSSTLENVIFPCIKRRFLAPQKLVTDVIEIANLPGLYKVFERC from the coding sequence ATGGGAGCTAGTATCAGGCGTTTGGACGAGTCCGTGGTAAACAAGATTGCAGCCGGTGAGATTATCATCTCTCCAGTGAATGCTCTTAAGGAGATGATGGAGAACAGTATCGATGCTGGTGCCACCTCATTGGATGTGTTAGTGCGAGATGGTGGTATAAAATTGTTGCAGATTAGCGATAACGGATCTGGAATCAGTAAAGAAGACTTACCTATATTGTGTGAAAGGTTCACCACATCGAAGCTCAGCAAGTTCGAAGACCTCGAGAGTATAGCGACATATGGGTTCAGAGGTGAAGCACTAGCCAGTATATCACATATCGCTAGAGTTACGATTACCACAAAGACTGCAGCAGATAGATGTGCCTGGAAGGCAAGCTACAGTGATGGCAAAATGCTGGAGCCGCCGAAGGCAGTTGCAGGAAAAGATGGCACTGTGATTCTTGTAGAAGATCTTTTCTATAATATGCCATCAAGATTGCAAGCCTTGAGGTCTCCAAGTGAAGAGTATGGAAAGATTCTGGATGTAATAGGCCGCTATTCGATTCATTCTAAAAGTATCGGATTCTCATGCAAGAAATTTGGTGACTCTCAGTTTGCATTGACTGTGAAAATGGATTCTACTGACGAGGATAGAATAAGGACTGTTTTTGGCAATTCTGTATCTAAAAATCTACTGGACATAGCATTGGATGCTGATACAGAATTAAATATAATGAGCGTTAAGGGAAAAGTAAGCAACCCCGATTTCAACTGTAAAAGATCTATACCAcctgtttttttcataaacAATAGGCTTGTATCGTGTAATCCTCTGGCAAGAGCACTGCGACAGGTTTACTCTAATTATTTGCCAAAGGGCAATAAACCTTTTATCCATTTGAGCATTATGATCGATCCAAAGTCCGTTGACGTTAATGTGCACCCTACAAAGAGAGAGGTCAGGTTTTTACATCAGGATCagatcattgaaaaaatcaactCGCAATTGAACGAAAATCTTTCCCACATAGATACCTCACgctctttcaaagcttcaTCCATCTTGACTGGGAGACAACTAGGTAGTTCATTAGAGACGGGTAGCAAAGCAAATGAGCACTACCAACACATATCAGCAACACAAAATTCTGGGTTTGTCCAAAAGGATTATGAAGCTAAAACTTCGAAGAGATATGAGAATAAGCTAGTTCGAACTGATGCTTCTCAAAGCAAAATCACTTCTTTTTTACAATCCAATCCGACGCCTTTGATAAGAGGCTCCAGCCAAGTTCTGAACAATAAAGATGCTGTTCCTAATTCTGATATCTCAAATGATTTGGAGGAACCAACTCAAGTAGCGACTTTAAGCTCTCGGGAGTTCACGAAAGGCAATAAATCTTACAAAATTGTTACCAAAGAAAGAGTAAATGTTAATCTGTCTAGCATAAAAAGGTTGCGAGAGGTTGTTGACAATTCGACCCATAAAGAGTTGACAAATGTATTTGCTAATTTGACATATGTGGGAATCGccgatgaagaaagaagactAGCCACAATACAGCAAGATTTGAAACTATTTTTGGTAGATTACGGTGCTGTATGCAATGAATTATTTTACCAAATTTGTTTAACAGACTTCTGTAACTATGGTAGTATCGAATTACACTCAGATTCGAAGGAAAATCTTTGTCTTGTCAATTTACTAATTGGATTTCAACACttagaaaaagatgaaataaaCAGAATAGTTGAGAAAATATGGGAGATGCGCGATATGCTGCTTGAATACTTCTCTATTAGATTAGAATCTGATGAGAAAGATGTAGATCAACATGTTGGCAGTATCAGACTTTCCGGTCTGCCATTACTGCTGAAGGGCTATAATCCGCCCCTATTGAAGCTACCGTTCTTTATCTACAGAATTGGAACCAAGGTAAACTGggaagaggaagagctATGTCTTGATGGCATAATGAGGCAAATTGCTCTGTTCTACGTACCCGAAATTATTGAGCAGGTTGATGAGTGCGATCAGAGCTTGAGTGAAGAAGATAAAATCACTTTTGTCGCAAAATCCAATGAAATGTCCTCAACTTTGGAGAATGTGATATTTCCTTGCATAAAGAGACGGTTCCTGGCTCCACAAAAGTTAGTTACAGATGTCATAGAGATAGCGAACCTCCCTGGCTTGTACAAAGTCTTCGAGAGATGCTAA
- the CEP3 gene encoding Cep3p (similar to Saccharomyces cerevisiae CEP3 (YMR168C); ancestral locus Anc_2.340): MRDGASAETKRSAHPCPICAKRKVKCDRLIPCTNCVKRGQEKECIEANRKSELETNSYLSFTKILQLWQKYEYWIMDIGLLKTDNTKVADNFVDVSDDLQECKYWMTFLKRDQSFKLLDYSMERLGALYFGCFSDIGELYLLLEEYWQRRDMESGNTEDPPLFSSDDYYSDTLLWSLFTLTVYYMPLKELRKVIPLPLNHQPLSKSIREENDEQKWTEDVKIDIIGAFTECTVSQLYCAKFLSTADVRLVQIYLILANTSFPWTNICLANSMRIICFQISKAFHLNDFKLSMSDSTLLRLTKLNCEKLWYRLCICDYLHSNPNSNICFHTELSSLLQHAAYLEDLPNVDVYQSEQNFEVFFWKIVSLDRDLDQYLTKDIKPPLKTLDAIQRQIEIFNEKHSMEQESNILKSDFEKFLITYLLRMISWKLYKIYFIYHDAANSFDKSIHYAKSLISLIVRNIRQSKKIIFNSHYMVLQSVVRISSFYAFYSLFKQSDAVEELNLDISELISNLPSVFKSKLVNLQYLLSRFSYLRTIWTTVQLKDTSDYLKHPVIEILQNDVDSVSQRFQQFPSLIRNVNSISRKRSFDDHQSNVIEHNSLRQIISRFESQHPIESAIA; encoded by the coding sequence ATGAGAGATGGTGCAAGTGCAGAGACGAAAAGATCAGCGCACCCATGTCCTATTTGTGCTAAGAGGAAGGTAAAATGCGATCGTTTGATACCTTGCACTAACTGCGTAAAACGAggacaagaaaaagaatgcATTGAAGCGAATAGAAAGTCGGAGCTAGAGACCAATTCCTACCTATCCTTCACTAAGATTTTGCAACTTTGGCAAAAGTATGAGTATTGGATTATGGATATTGGATTATTAAAGACTGATAATACTAAGGTAGCAGACAACTTCGTGGATGTCTCAGATGATTTGCAGGAGTGCAAATATTGGATGACTTTTCTAAAGCGCGATCAGTCATTTAAACTACTGGATTACTCGATGGAAAGATTGGGGGCACTATACTTTGGATGTTTTAGCGACATAGGTGAGCTCTATTTACTGCTGGAAGAGTACTGGCAAAGGAGAGATATGGAAAGTGGAAACACTGAAGATCCCCCGCTCTTTTCATCTGATGATTACTATTCTGACACACTTCTTTGGTCATTATTTACACTGACTGTATACTACATGCCGTTGAAAGAGTTGCGAAAAGTGATTCCTCTACCTCTCAATCACCAGCCATTATCCAAGAGTATTAGAGAGGAAAATGACGAACAGAAATGGACGGAGGACGTAAAAATCGACATTATTGGAGCATTCACTGAATGCACAGTATCACAGCTTTATTGTGCCAAATTTTTGTCGACGGCAGATGTCAGGTTAGTCCAAATTTATCTTATCCTAGCAAACACGTCATTTCCTTGGACAAACATTTGTTTGGCGAATAGTATGCGCATAATATGTTTCCAAATTTCCAAAGCTTTCCATTTAAATGATTTCAAGCTCTCTATGAGCGATTCTACTCTTTTGAGGCtaacaaaattgaattgcGAGAAATTATGGTATCGTCTATGCATATGTGACTATCTTCATTCTAATCCAAACTCGAACATTTGCTTTCACACTGAATTATCCTCACTTTTACAGCACGCTGCTTATTTGGAGGATCTGCCAAACGTTGACGTTTATCAAAGTGAGCAAAATTTCGAGgtctttttttggaagattgTATCGTTGGACAGAGATTTAGATCAGTATTTGACCAAAGACATCAAGCCACCCCTCAAAACTCTTGACGCTATCCAAAGACAAATAGAGatattcaatgaaaagCACTCTATGGAGCAGGAAAGtaacattttgaaatcagaTTTCGAGAAATTTCTCATTACATATCTTTTAAGGATGATATCGTGGAAACTCTATaagatttattttatttatcATGACGCCGCGAactcttttgataaatcAATTCACTACGCTAAAAGTTTAATATCTTTGATCGTCAGAAATATAAGACAGTCCAAaaagattattttcaattcgCATTATATGGTACTTCAGTCAGTGGTCAGAATAAGCTCCTTTTACGCATTCTATAGTTTATTCAAACAGTCGGATGCAGTAGAGGAATTGAATCTTGACATCTCTGAGCTTATTTCAAACCTCCCGTCGGTATTCAAGTCAAAACTTGTGAATTTGCAGTATTTGCTGAGCCGATTTAGTTATTTACGGACTATCTGGACTACAGTGCAATTGAAGGATACTTCTGATTATCTGAAGCATCCagttattgaaattttgcagaATGATGTGGACAGTGTATCTCAAAGGTTCCAACAATTTCCATCGCTTATCAGGAATGTCAATTCAATCAGTCGAAAGCGAAGCTTTGACGATCATCAATCTAACGTAATTGAGCACAATAGCTTGAGACAGATTATCTCAAGATTTGAATCACAGCATCCCATTGAAAGTGCCATAGCATGA
- a CDS encoding uncharacterized protein (similar to Saccharomyces cerevisiae ALD3 (YMR169C); ancestral locus Anc_2.339) — protein MSLFEILNAPQVGWDDKVPVGLFIGNEYVASEGNEKIDTFNPATGEKLTSFYAAGVNDVDKAVKAARKCYKTVWSKTSAEDRGKLLYRLGELIEKNRHKLAALETLDSGKPYHSNAQGDLDQIIQLTRYFAGGADKYTKGQTVPLKHEKYALTFKVPYGVVGQVIPWNYPLAMASWKIQGCLAAGNTIVIKPAENTSLSLLYMAQLFTEAGFPSGVLNVVPGLGSVAGAALANHPDVDKIAFTGSTAVGQKIMQIAAQSNLKDVTLECGGKSPAVVFDDADLDNSVEWIAGGILYNSGQNCTANSRIYVQETIYDEFLKKFKSHIQSEWRFGTRLDPFDKECTLGPVISEVQYKKIRAYVDHGVNEEKLNIITLGDFPANSKGYFIPPIFFTDVPQISKLNKEEIFGPVAVISKFKDYDEAIELANDTAYGLASAVFTENIRLANRFVRDINAGTVWVNSSNDEEISVPFGGFKSSGIGRELGESGVTAYCQTKAAHFNISDY, from the coding sequence ATGTCACTGTTTGAGATTCTAAATGCACCACAAGTTGGTTGGGACGATAAAGTTCCTGTTGGGTTGTTTATCGGAAACGAATATGTTGCAAGTGAAggcaatgaaaaaattgatacaTTCAATCCGGCCACTGGAGAGAAATTGACGTCTTTCTATGCAGCTGGTGTGAACGACGTCGATAAGGCTGTGAAAGCAGCTCGAAAATGCTATAAAACTGTTTGGTCGAAGACTTCAGCTGAGGACCGTGGTAAGTTGTTATACAGGTTGGGGGAGCTGATAGAAAAAAACCGGCACAAACTTGCTGCTTTGGAAACCTTGGACTCCGGCAAGCCGTATCATTCGAATGCGCAGGGAGATCTAGATCAGATTATACAGCTAACTAGGTATTTCGCTGGAGGAGCCGATAAATATACCAAGGGTCAAACCGTACCCTTGAAACATGAAAAGTATGCGTTAACTTTCAAAGTGCCGTATGGCGTTGTCGGACAGGTGATTCCTTGGAATTATCCTTTGGCAATGGCGTCATGGAAGATCCAAGGTTGCCTTGCAGCGGGCAATACCATTGTTATCAAACCGGCGGAGAATACGTCACTTTCGTTACTCTACATGGCACAATTGTTTACTGAAGCAGGTTTCCCGTCCGGTGTATTGAATGTTGTGCCTGGGTTGGGATCAGTCGCTGGGGCAGCCTTGGCTAATCATCCTGATGTTGACAAAATTGCATTTACAGGAAGTACAGCTGTAGGGCAAAAGATTATGCAGATTGCAGCGCAATCCAATCTCAAGGATGTCACTTTGGAATGCGGTGGTAAATCTCCGGCTGTGGTATTTGACGATGCTGATTTAGATAATTCTGTTGAGTGGATTGCCGGTGGAATTTTATATAATTCTGGTCAAAATTGTACGGCAAATTCCCGTATCTACGTTCAAGAAACAATTTATGATGAATTTCTCAAGAAATTTAAGTCACATATTCAGTCAGAATGGAGGTTTGGTACGCGGTTAGATCCGTTCGACAAGGAATGTACGTTGGGGCCCGTCATTTCCGAAGTTCAGTACAAGAAGATTAGAGCCTACGTTGATCATGGCGTTaacgaagaaaaattaaatatCATAACGCTCGGCGATTTTCCCGCTAACTCAAAGGGTTATTTCATTcctccaatttttttcacagaTGTTCCACAGATATCTAAGTTGAACAAAGAGGAAATATTTGGTCCAGTGGCAGttatttccaaattcaaagaCTACGACGAGGCTATAGAGCTTGCAAATGATACGGCTTATGGGCTGGCTTCGGCAGTTTTTACAGAAAATATAAGATTAGCAAATAGATTCGTGAGAGATATCAACGCAGGTACGGTTTGGGTTAATTCATCTAACGATGAGGAAATTTCGGTTCCATTCGGTGGATTCAAGTCTTCGGGGATAGGTAGAGAGTTGGGGGAAAGCGGAGTGACTGCTTATTGTCAAACAAAGGCAGCTCATTTCAATATATCGGATTATTAA